In Candidatus Methylomirabilota bacterium, the following proteins share a genomic window:
- a CDS encoding ABC transporter ATP-binding protein has translation MALLTLARLTKRFGADRPPAVDGLTLAVEPGQILALLGPSGCGKTTTLRLIAGFESPDAGQVIIAGRLMADAERGIAVPPEGRGVGVVFQDYALFPHLTVEANVGFGLHALPRERRRERVRSVLDLVGLADFARRYPHELSGGQQQRVAVARALAPAPTLVLLDEPFSNLDADLRAQMRDEVEKVLRATGATAVFVTHDQEEAFTIADVVGVLDQGRLEQLASPEAIYHHPASPFVAEFVGAADFLPGLVTSEGIVTEVGVFRNVEDREPGEQVSVMIRPDDITFVPAPDGQAVILRRYFRGPETLYCLGLASGRRVHSSQPSAAAFTTGQRVRPEAHVLHVVTFPLT, from the coding sequence GTGGCGCTTCTCACCCTGGCCCGCCTGACCAAGCGCTTCGGCGCCGACCGCCCGCCGGCGGTTGACGGCCTGACGCTCGCCGTCGAGCCGGGGCAGATCCTCGCCCTGCTCGGCCCTTCGGGCTGCGGCAAGACCACCACGCTCCGGCTCATCGCCGGGTTCGAGAGCCCCGACGCGGGACAGGTGATCATCGCCGGCCGGTTGATGGCGGACGCGGAGCGGGGGATCGCGGTCCCGCCGGAAGGGCGAGGCGTGGGAGTGGTCTTCCAGGACTACGCGCTGTTCCCCCACCTCACGGTGGAGGCCAACGTCGGCTTCGGCCTGCACGCCCTGCCCCGCGAGCGACGGCGTGAGCGCGTGCGCAGCGTGCTCGACCTGGTCGGCCTGGCCGACTTCGCGCGACGCTACCCCCACGAGCTCAGCGGCGGCCAGCAGCAGCGAGTGGCCGTCGCCCGGGCCCTGGCCCCCGCCCCCACCCTCGTCCTGCTCGATGAGCCCTTCTCCAACCTCGACGCCGACCTCCGCGCCCAGATGCGCGACGAGGTGGAAAAGGTGCTGCGGGCGACAGGCGCCACCGCCGTCTTCGTCACCCACGACCAGGAGGAGGCCTTCACGATCGCCGACGTCGTGGGCGTCCTCGACCAGGGACGACTCGAGCAGCTGGCGTCGCCGGAAGCGATCTATCACCATCCGGCATCGCCCTTCGTGGCCGAGTTCGTCGGCGCCGCCGATTTCCTGCCCGGGCTGGTGACCTCGGAGGGCATCGTCACCGAGGTCGGCGTGTTCCGAAACGTGGAAGATCGGGAGCCGGGGGAGCAGGTGAGCGTGATGATCCGCCCCGACGACATCACGTTCGTACCGGCCCCGGACGGCCAGGCCGTCATCTTGCGGCGCTACTTCCGCGGGCCGGAGACGCTCTACTGCCTGGGGCTGGCCTCGGGCCGCCGCGTGCACTCCTCGCAGCCTTCGGCGGCGGCGTTCACCACGGGCCAGCGCGTGCGTCCCGAGGCCCACGTGCTCCACGTGGTGACCTTTCCGCTGACCTGA
- a CDS encoding D-glycerate dehydrogenase, which yields MAKSILISNVLPEEARRLIPADFTVDYNPEDQPFSKDELIRRLRGKAGLICHIISTIDDEVLAPSPDLKVVANVAVGYNNIDLAAARRRGVIVTNTPDVLTETTADFAWALLMAAARRVVEADQYARSGLWKAWKWDLLWGLDVYGKTLGVLGFGRIGRAVARRAGGFGMHILYHDALRADPAIERELNATHTDRHTLLAESDFVTVHTPFLPETRHLIDEPALRRMKKTAILVNAARGPIVDEAALARALAEGWIAGAGLDVFEEEPKIHPGLLPLRNVVLAPHIASASHDTRLAMAVLAVRNCLAVLEGKPPLTPVS from the coding sequence ATGGCGAAAAGTATTTTGATATCAAACGTTTTGCCCGAGGAGGCCCGGCGGCTGATCCCGGCCGATTTTACGGTTGACTACAACCCCGAGGACCAGCCCTTCTCAAAGGACGAGCTGATCCGGCGCCTCAGGGGCAAGGCCGGCCTCATCTGCCACATCATCTCGACCATCGACGACGAGGTCCTGGCCCCCAGTCCGGATCTCAAGGTGGTCGCGAACGTCGCCGTGGGCTACAACAACATCGATCTGGCCGCGGCCCGACGGCGCGGCGTCATCGTCACCAACACCCCCGACGTGCTGACGGAGACCACGGCCGACTTCGCCTGGGCCCTGCTCATGGCCGCCGCCCGGCGTGTGGTCGAGGCCGACCAGTACGCCCGCTCCGGCCTGTGGAAGGCGTGGAAGTGGGATCTGCTCTGGGGGCTGGACGTGTACGGCAAGACGCTCGGCGTCCTGGGCTTCGGCCGCATCGGGCGCGCCGTCGCGCGTCGGGCCGGCGGCTTCGGGATGCACATCCTCTATCACGACGCCCTGCGCGCGGACCCCGCGATCGAGCGCGAGCTGAACGCCACCCACACCGACCGGCACACGCTGCTGGCGGAGTCCGACTTCGTCACCGTCCACACCCCGTTCCTGCCCGAGACGCGGCACCTGATCGACGAGCCGGCGCTGCGCCGGATGAAGAAGACGGCCATCCTGGTCAACGCCGCCCGTGGCCCCATCGTGGACGAGGCGGCGCTGGCACGGGCGCTGGCCGAAGGCTGGATCGCCGGGGCCGGCCTCGACGTGTTCGAGGAAGAGCCCAAGATCCACCCCGGTCTCTTGCCGCTGCGCAACGTGGTGCTGGCTCCGCACATCGCCAGCGCCTCGCACGACACGCGGTTGGCCATGGCCGTCCTCGCAGTCCGCAACTGCCTGGCCGTGCTGGAGGGCAAGCCACCCCTCACCCCGGTGTCGTGA
- the groES gene encoding co-chaperone GroES, whose product MKIRPLHDRILVERVEEQEVRRGGIIIPDTAKEKPQEGKVVAVGNGKVSEDGKKIPLDVKAGDKILFGKYSGSEVKIDDKEYLILREEDVLAILE is encoded by the coding sequence ATGAAGATTCGTCCGCTGCATGACCGCATCCTGGTGGAGCGGGTCGAGGAGCAGGAGGTCCGCCGGGGCGGAATCATCATCCCCGACACGGCCAAGGAGAAGCCCCAGGAGGGCAAGGTCGTGGCCGTCGGCAACGGCAAGGTGTCGGAGGACGGCAAGAAGATCCCGCTCGACGTCAAGGCCGGGGACAAGATCCTGTTCGGCAAGTATTCGGGCTCGGAAGTGAAGATCGACGACAAAGAATACCTGATCCTTCGCGAGGAGGACGTCCTCGCCATTTTGGAGTAA
- the groL gene encoding chaperonin GroEL (60 kDa chaperone family; promotes refolding of misfolded polypeptides especially under stressful conditions; forms two stacked rings of heptamers to form a barrel-shaped 14mer; ends can be capped by GroES; misfolded proteins enter the barrel where they are refolded when GroES binds): protein MPKQLKFDEEARAALLRGVNIMAEAVKATLGPKGRNVVIDKKFGSPTITKDGVTVAKEIELKDPYEDMGAQMLKEVASKTSDVAGDGTTTATVLAQAIFREGLRNVTAGANPMGLKRGIEQAVGAVTEELKKLSKSTKDKKEIAQVATIAANNDKTIGNLIAEAMEKVGKDGVITVEESKSADTVLDVVEGMQFDRGYLSPYFVTDAERMEVILEDALVLIHEKKISVMKDMLPLLEQVARAGRPLLIIAEDVEGEALATLVVNKLRGTLHCAAVKAPGFGDRRKAMLEDIATLTGGKAITEDLGIKLENIKLDDLGKAKKVVVDKDNTTIVEGAGKQSAIEGRIKQIRAQIEETTSDYDREKLQERLAKLAGGVAVIKVGAATETEMKEKKARVEDALNATRAAVEEGIVPGGGVALLRAARAVDTLKLDSDEKVGAAIVRRACEEPIRQIVENAGLEGSVVVEKVKAESVPTRGFDAESMQHVDMLQAGVIDPTKVERVALQNAASIASLLLTTEALITDIPEDKPAAAPPMPHGDMY from the coding sequence ATGCCCAAGCAGCTGAAGTTCGACGAGGAGGCCCGGGCGGCTCTGCTCCGGGGTGTCAATATCATGGCCGAGGCTGTGAAGGCGACGTTGGGGCCGAAGGGCCGCAACGTGGTCATCGACAAGAAGTTCGGGAGCCCGACCATCACGAAGGACGGCGTGACCGTCGCCAAGGAGATCGAGCTCAAGGACCCCTACGAGGACATGGGGGCCCAGATGCTCAAGGAAGTCGCGTCGAAGACGTCCGACGTGGCCGGTGACGGGACGACGACGGCGACCGTGCTGGCCCAGGCGATCTTCCGGGAGGGTCTGCGCAACGTGACGGCCGGCGCCAACCCCATGGGGCTCAAGCGCGGGATCGAGCAGGCCGTGGGCGCCGTGACCGAGGAGCTGAAGAAGCTCTCCAAGTCGACGAAGGACAAGAAGGAGATCGCCCAGGTCGCCACCATCGCCGCCAACAACGACAAGACGATCGGCAATCTGATCGCCGAGGCCATGGAGAAGGTCGGCAAGGACGGCGTGATCACCGTCGAGGAATCGAAGTCGGCCGATACCGTGCTCGACGTCGTCGAGGGCATGCAGTTCGACCGCGGCTATCTGTCGCCGTATTTCGTGACCGACGCCGAGCGCATGGAAGTCATCCTGGAGGACGCGCTCGTCCTGATCCACGAAAAGAAGATCAGCGTGATGAAGGACATGCTGCCGCTGCTCGAGCAGGTGGCGCGGGCCGGCCGGCCGCTGCTCATCATCGCGGAGGACGTGGAGGGCGAGGCCCTGGCCACGCTGGTCGTGAACAAGCTGCGGGGCACCCTGCACTGCGCGGCCGTGAAGGCGCCCGGCTTCGGCGATCGCCGGAAGGCCATGCTGGAGGACATCGCCACCCTGACCGGCGGCAAGGCCATCACCGAGGACCTCGGCATCAAGCTGGAGAACATCAAGCTCGACGACCTCGGTAAGGCCAAGAAGGTCGTCGTCGACAAGGACAACACCACGATCGTGGAGGGGGCGGGCAAGCAGTCGGCCATCGAAGGCCGCATCAAGCAGATCCGGGCCCAGATCGAAGAGACCACCAGTGACTACGACCGCGAGAAGCTGCAGGAGCGGCTGGCCAAGCTGGCCGGCGGCGTGGCCGTCATCAAGGTGGGCGCGGCCACCGAGACGGAGATGAAGGAGAAGAAGGCCCGCGTGGAGGACGCGCTGAACGCCACGCGCGCGGCCGTCGAGGAAGGCATCGTGCCGGGCGGCGGGGTGGCGCTGCTCCGGGCCGCCAGGGCCGTCGACACGCTCAAGCTCGATTCCGACGAGAAGGTCGGCGCGGCCATCGTGCGGCGCGCCTGCGAGGAGCCCATCCGGCAGATCGTGGAGAACGCTGGTCTGGAAGGCAGTGTCGTGGTGGAGAAGGTGAAGGCCGAGAGCGTGCCCACCCGGGGCTTCGACGCCGAGAGCATGCAGCACGTGGACATGCTGCAGGCGGGCGTCATCGATCCCACCAAGGTGGAGCGCGTGGCCCTGCAGAACGCAGCGTCGATCGCCTCGCTGCTGCTGACCACCGAGGCCCTCATCACCGACATTCCGGAGGACAAGCCGGCGGCCGCACCCCCGATGCCGCACGGCGACATGTACTAG
- the rpsF gene encoding 30S ribosomal protein S6, which yields MRSLRAYEILVIMDPRPTDEEVAAMLVQLGEQIKGLGAEVTNVENWGKRRLAYDIRKQREGTYGVLTVSAEPATIKEFERQLRLNENVLRFLSTRVPIRKRARSAKPTQEVLEEVG from the coding sequence GTGAGAAGTCTGCGGGCGTACGAAATTCTCGTGATCATGGATCCTCGGCCCACCGACGAGGAAGTCGCGGCCATGCTGGTGCAGCTCGGTGAGCAGATCAAGGGGCTGGGGGCCGAGGTCACCAACGTCGAAAACTGGGGTAAGCGCCGCCTCGCCTACGACATCCGGAAGCAGCGGGAGGGCACCTACGGGGTGCTCACGGTCAGCGCGGAGCCGGCGACGATCAAGGAATTCGAGCGGCAGCTGCGCCTCAACGAGAACGTCCTGCGTTTCCTCTCGACTCGCGTGCCCATCCGGAAGCGGGCTCGGTCGGCGAAGCCCACGCAGGAGGTCCTCGAGGAGGTCGGCTGA
- the ssb gene encoding single-stranded DNA-binding protein — protein sequence MASLNKVLLIGNLTRPPELRYTPSGTAVSDLRMAVNRNYTTQSGEKREDACFVTVVVWGKQAESCSEYLDKGSQIFVEGRLQTRDWEGKDGQKRTVTEVVAERVQFMSRTKGAPAAAVPAAAPAFAEEPAGNDDDVPF from the coding sequence ATGGCGAGCCTCAACAAAGTTCTCCTGATCGGCAACCTGACTCGTCCCCCGGAGTTGCGTTACACGCCGAGCGGAACCGCCGTGTCTGACCTCCGCATGGCCGTCAACCGCAACTACACGACGCAGAGCGGCGAGAAGCGCGAGGACGCCTGCTTCGTCACCGTCGTGGTGTGGGGCAAGCAGGCGGAGAGCTGCAGCGAGTACCTCGACAAGGGCAGTCAGATCTTCGTCGAGGGGCGGCTGCAGACACGGGACTGGGAGGGCAAGGATGGTCAGAAGCGCACGGTCACCGAGGTCGTGGCCGAGCGCGTGCAGTTCATGTCCCGGACGAAGGGCGCCCCGGCCGCCGCCGTGCCCGCCGCGGCGCCGGCCTTCGCCGAGGAGCCTGCCGGAAACGACGACGACGTGCCGTTCTGA
- the rpsR gene encoding 30S ribosomal protein S18, with amino-acid sequence MPTPQKPVKRRRFGRRKVCKFCVEKVDLVDYKDVRRLRSYISERGKIIPRRISGSCARHQRQLTHAVRRARTVALLPYLATD; translated from the coding sequence ATTCCGACGCCACAAAAGCCCGTCAAGCGCCGCCGTTTCGGCCGGCGCAAGGTCTGCAAGTTCTGCGTCGAGAAAGTGGACCTGGTCGATTACAAGGACGTGCGCCGGCTGAGGAGCTACATCAGCGAGCGGGGCAAGATCATTCCCCGGCGCATCTCGGGTAGCTGCGCCCGGCACCAGCGCCAGCTCACGCACGCGGTCCGGCGGGCCCGCACCGTGGCCCTGCTGCCCTACCTCGCCACCGACTAG
- the rplI gene encoding 50S ribosomal protein L9 has product MKVILLDDVAKLGRRGEVRDVSDGYARNFLIPKKLALTATPGNLKNLTQIRTQQDTKAQRIKGDAEALGARIEGLVFEVTRQASEEGKLFGSVTAQDLVDFLAGQDVKVERRRIQLDEPIKALGETTVPVRLHPEVTAQLRVNVVRE; this is encoded by the coding sequence ATGAAGGTCATCCTCCTCGACGACGTGGCCAAGCTCGGGCGCCGGGGCGAAGTCCGCGACGTTTCCGACGGCTACGCCCGCAACTTTCTTATTCCCAAGAAGCTGGCCCTCACCGCCACGCCCGGCAACCTCAAGAACCTGACCCAGATCAGGACGCAGCAGGACACGAAGGCCCAGCGCATCAAGGGCGACGCCGAGGCGCTGGGCGCCCGGATCGAGGGGCTCGTCTTCGAGGTGACGCGGCAGGCGTCGGAGGAAGGCAAGCTGTTCGGCTCGGTCACGGCCCAGGACCTCGTCGATTTTCTCGCGGGCCAGGACGTGAAGGTCGAGCGGCGTCGCATCCAGCTCGACGAGCCGATCAAGGCGCTGGGGGAAACCACCGTGCCGGTTCGGCTGCATCCCGAGGTGACCGCGCAGCTTCGTGTGAACGTCGTCCGCGAGTAA
- the dnaB gene encoding replicative DNA helicase: MPISPLEVPSRIPPHNLDAERAVLGAVLLEGRETLPRVIELLRRTDFYTEAHRTIYETMLRLFDRGEPVDLITLSEELRRIAALEAVGGPAALALLVEHASIAAHLGSYATIVRDMAVLRELIQTSTQIITQAFDAKEDVQSLVDDAERRIFGLAERRLEGSALPVGRILKNTFEYIERLYERKEHVTGVATGFEKLDLETSGLQPSDFVIIAGRPSMGKTAFCLNIAQHVGIVLGGKVLFLSLEMSAPQLVQRMLCSEAKVDSQGVRTGRLSASDWHRLTAAAGRLSEAAIFIDDSPGLTVLEARAKARRMKAEHGLDLLVIDYLQLMRGRASMESRQQEISEISRSLKALAKELNVPVVALSQLSRAVESRATRDFRPQLSDLRECVTGDTLVLLADGQRRPIGELVGATPEVLAMHGTGSIAPAKSERIWKVGVRPVFLIRLASGRMLRATAQHRLFSGQGWVTVSGLAVGDRLAVARRLPEPAARDAWRDLRVALMGQLFSGNFGQRSHQKRIPRAAFMLSNRQIALLLRRLWATHGTIAVRRHSRGSHGVSYSTNRPGASTNKPGYRPSFFVPVSGASQLRRFLDTVGAFGPRRAQAERLKGWLAARKANTNVDTVPLGDVDRVRALTREKGLSTGRMAALRGTAYRGGVLRSRATDDLFWDRIVAISPDGEAEVFDLTVPGPASWLADGIVSHNSGALEQDADLILFLYRPSVYKEDLPPDEANITELIIGKQRNGPVGTVKVVFLPQYARFENVADLHRQPQPF; encoded by the coding sequence GTGCCGATAAGTCCGCTGGAAGTTCCCTCGCGGATTCCCCCCCATAACCTCGACGCCGAGCGCGCCGTCCTGGGGGCCGTGCTGCTCGAAGGCCGGGAGACGTTGCCGCGGGTCATCGAGCTCCTGCGCCGCACCGACTTCTATACGGAAGCGCATCGGACCATCTACGAGACGATGCTCCGGCTGTTCGACCGCGGGGAGCCGGTCGACCTCATCACGCTGAGCGAAGAGCTGCGGCGGATCGCTGCCCTGGAGGCCGTCGGCGGCCCCGCCGCCCTGGCGCTCCTGGTCGAGCACGCCTCCATCGCCGCCCACCTCGGGTCCTACGCCACCATCGTGCGCGACATGGCCGTGCTGCGTGAGCTCATCCAGACGTCGACGCAGATCATCACCCAGGCCTTCGACGCCAAGGAGGACGTGCAGAGCCTGGTCGATGATGCCGAGCGCCGGATCTTCGGGCTCGCCGAGCGCCGGCTGGAGGGCAGCGCCCTGCCCGTCGGCAGGATCCTCAAGAACACCTTCGAGTACATCGAACGGCTCTACGAGCGGAAGGAGCACGTCACCGGCGTGGCCACGGGCTTCGAGAAGCTCGACCTGGAGACGTCGGGTCTGCAGCCCTCGGACTTCGTGATCATCGCCGGCCGCCCGAGCATGGGCAAGACCGCATTCTGTCTCAACATCGCCCAGCACGTGGGGATCGTGCTCGGCGGCAAGGTCCTGTTCCTCAGCCTGGAGATGTCCGCGCCCCAGCTGGTGCAGCGGATGCTCTGCTCGGAGGCGAAGGTGGACTCCCAGGGTGTGCGCACGGGACGGCTCTCGGCCTCCGACTGGCACCGCCTCACCGCAGCGGCCGGGCGCCTGAGCGAGGCGGCGATCTTTATCGATGACTCGCCAGGGCTGACCGTGCTCGAGGCTCGGGCCAAGGCGCGGCGCATGAAGGCCGAGCACGGCCTGGACCTGCTCGTGATCGATTACCTGCAGCTCATGCGGGGGCGGGCCTCGATGGAGAGCCGGCAGCAGGAGATCTCGGAGATTTCCCGATCGCTCAAGGCGCTGGCCAAGGAGCTCAACGTGCCGGTGGTCGCGCTGTCTCAGCTCTCGCGGGCGGTGGAGTCACGGGCCACCCGGGATTTCCGGCCCCAGCTGAGCGACCTGAGAGAGTGCGTGACCGGGGACACGCTCGTACTCCTGGCCGACGGGCAGCGGCGTCCGATCGGCGAGCTCGTGGGCGCGACGCCCGAGGTCCTGGCGATGCACGGGACCGGGAGCATCGCTCCGGCCAAGAGCGAGCGAATCTGGAAGGTCGGCGTCCGCCCGGTATTCCTGATCAGGCTGGCGAGCGGGCGGATGCTGCGAGCCACCGCACAGCACCGTCTGTTTTCCGGGCAGGGGTGGGTGACCGTCAGCGGGCTGGCAGTGGGCGACCGCCTCGCTGTCGCTCGTCGACTGCCCGAGCCCGCTGCGCGGGATGCGTGGCGCGACCTTCGAGTGGCCCTGATGGGTCAGCTGTTCAGCGGGAACTTCGGGCAACGCTCCCATCAGAAGCGGATTCCTCGGGCCGCGTTCATGCTCTCGAACCGGCAGATCGCCCTGCTGCTTCGCCGCCTGTGGGCCACCCACGGCACCATCGCGGTACGCCGCCACTCGCGGGGCAGCCATGGCGTCTCCTACAGCACCAACAGGCCGGGCGCTTCGACCAACAAACCAGGCTACCGCCCTTCGTTCTTTGTCCCCGTATCGGGGGCGTCGCAGTTGCGGCGATTCCTCGATACCGTCGGCGCCTTTGGCCCCCGTCGCGCTCAGGCGGAGCGTCTCAAGGGCTGGTTAGCGGCTCGGAAGGCCAACACGAATGTCGACACGGTGCCGCTCGGGGACGTCGACCGCGTCAGGGCACTGACGCGCGAGAAAGGCCTCTCTACTGGACGAATGGCAGCGCTTCGCGGCACCGCGTACAGAGGAGGGGTACTGCGGTCGCGCGCGACGGACGACCTCTTCTGGGATCGGATCGTCGCGATTTCGCCTGACGGGGAAGCCGAGGTGTTCGACCTGACGGTCCCCGGTCCGGCCTCCTGGCTCGCGGACGGAATCGTCAGCCATAATAGCGGCGCGCTCGAGCAGGACGCCGACCTCATTCTCTTCCTCTATCGTCCCTCGGTCTACAAGGAGGACCTGCCTCCCGACGAGGCCAACATCACCGAGCTCATCATCGGGAAGCAGCGTAATGGCCCGGTGGGCACGGTGAAGGTCGTCTTCCTGCCCCAGTACGCCCGCTTCGAGAACGTCGCGGATCTGCACCGCCAGCCGCAGCCGTTCTGA
- a CDS encoding gamma-butyrobetaine hydroxylase-like domain-containing protein: MNRRVLLPLVGQPDPNTPKDVHLVGRYAVGVTWADDHGSIYPFEGLRRSCPCGACAAGAPLTTAMAWPTEITRTERGLRVLWSDAHESLYPYPELRAGCRCATCTGGH, encoded by the coding sequence GTGAACCGCCGGGTGCTCCTGCCCCTCGTCGGGCAACCCGATCCCAACACGCCGAAGGACGTTCACCTGGTGGGGCGCTACGCCGTCGGCGTTACGTGGGCGGACGACCACGGATCCATCTATCCGTTCGAGGGACTGCGCCGTAGCTGCCCGTGCGGCGCCTGTGCCGCGGGGGCGCCGCTGACGACGGCGATGGCCTGGCCGACGGAGATCACCCGCACCGAACGTGGTCTCCGGGTCCTCTGGAGCGATGCTCACGAGAGCCTGTACCCGTATCCAGAGCTCCGGGCGGGCTGCCGGTGCGCGACCTGCACGGGCGGACACTGA
- a CDS encoding MDR family MFS transporter, producing MRDLHGRTLMEEARRRRALAGIVLSIFLAALESTVVATAMPKVVEHLGGIHIYSWVFSGFLLTSTVAMPLWGRLSDLFGRRSTYLAGLMIFLLGSALSGASRTMGELIAFRALQGLGAGSLLTIGMTIVADLFGLERRARLQGYLSGVWGVASLLGPLVGGLLADHASWRWVFYVNLPFGVVAMALLGTALGGQTAVRRRPTIDYAGVALFTLGVSALLLGLVEVGRTVTWARPGVVGFLVTGVVALAVFVHVERRARDPIVPLRLFENRVVIAATITGFLAGMAMFGAISFVPLFLQGVVGTSATQAGFVLTPFVLGWVAMSVISARLVLRVGYRVVVMTGMTLLVAAFALLARWDASLTAGAAMRSMLLGGLGMGMNMVPMLIAVQSAVPRSELGIATSMTQFFRAVGGALGLSLMGAVMARRLAAGLALEGALHGVFVVGLVVCAAALASAFLVPPGRARDLARADVRSEPTRAGG from the coding sequence GTGCGCGACCTGCACGGGCGGACACTGATGGAGGAGGCTCGCCGCCGACGGGCGCTGGCCGGCATCGTCCTCTCGATCTTCCTGGCGGCTCTGGAGTCGACGGTGGTGGCCACGGCGATGCCCAAGGTCGTGGAGCATCTGGGGGGCATCCATATCTACTCGTGGGTGTTCTCGGGCTTCCTGCTCACGTCGACGGTGGCCATGCCCCTGTGGGGGCGGCTGTCGGATCTGTTCGGACGCCGCTCCACCTACCTGGCCGGCCTCATGATCTTCCTGCTCGGCTCCGCATTGTCGGGAGCGTCCCGCACCATGGGCGAGCTCATTGCGTTCCGGGCCCTCCAGGGCCTGGGCGCCGGCTCGCTGCTGACGATCGGCATGACGATCGTCGCCGACCTCTTCGGCCTCGAGCGCCGGGCCCGGCTGCAGGGCTATCTCTCGGGGGTGTGGGGCGTCGCCTCGCTGCTGGGACCGCTGGTCGGCGGACTGCTGGCCGATCATGCGTCGTGGCGCTGGGTCTTCTACGTCAACCTGCCATTCGGAGTCGTGGCGATGGCGCTGCTCGGGACCGCCCTCGGTGGACAGACGGCGGTACGCCGGCGCCCGACGATCGATTACGCGGGCGTGGCCCTCTTCACGTTGGGGGTGTCGGCGTTGCTGCTGGGCCTGGTGGAGGTCGGTCGGACGGTCACGTGGGCTCGTCCCGGGGTCGTCGGCTTCCTGGTCACGGGCGTGGTGGCGCTCGCCGTGTTCGTCCACGTCGAGCGGCGGGCTCGGGATCCCATCGTCCCGCTGCGCCTCTTCGAGAACCGGGTGGTGATCGCGGCCACGATCACGGGGTTCCTGGCCGGGATGGCCATGTTCGGGGCGATCTCGTTCGTGCCGCTGTTCTTGCAGGGAGTCGTCGGCACTTCGGCGACGCAGGCCGGCTTCGTGTTGACGCCCTTCGTGCTCGGGTGGGTGGCGATGTCGGTCATCAGCGCCCGACTGGTGCTGAGGGTCGGTTACCGGGTCGTGGTGATGACCGGCATGACGTTGCTGGTGGCGGCCTTCGCGTTGCTGGCTCGGTGGGACGCCAGCCTCACCGCGGGGGCCGCCATGCGGAGCATGCTGCTGGGCGGGCTGGGAATGGGAATGAACATGGTTCCCATGCTGATCGCCGTCCAGAGCGCCGTGCCCAGGTCGGAGCTGGGGATCGCGACGTCGATGACGCAGTTCTTTCGCGCCGTCGGCGGCGCCCTCGGCCTCAGCCTGATGGGTGCCGTCATGGCCCGACGGCTGGCCGCGGGCCTGGCGCTGGAGGGCGCGCTCCACGGAGTGTTCGTGGTGGGACTCGTGGTGTGCGCGGCGGCCTTGGCCTCGGCGTTCCTGGTGCCGCCCGGGCGCGCCCGGGACCTGGCCCGGGCCGACGTGCGGAGCGAGCCGACCCGTGCGGGAGGATGA
- a CDS encoding carboxymuconolactone decarboxylase family protein translates to MHVHERNKEKKRLNGLILRSPMKVYTAFREIGEKVFADGALSKKHKELTALAVAVSQNCFD, encoded by the coding sequence ATGCACGTGCACGAGCGCAACAAGGAGAAGAAGCGCCTGAACGGCCTCATTCTCCGCTCGCCGATGAAGGTGTACACGGCCTTCCGCGAGATCGGGGAGAAGGTCTTCGCCGACGGCGCCCTGTCCAAGAAGCACAAGGAGCTGACGGCTCTGGCGGTGGCGGTGTCGCAGAACTGCTTCGACTGA